One window from the genome of Drosophila subpulchrella strain 33 F10 #4 breed RU33 unplaced genomic scaffold, RU_Dsub_v1.1 Primary Assembly Seq27, whole genome shotgun sequence encodes:
- the LOC119559629 gene encoding ribonuclease kappa, translated as MKICGPKLSLCGLIISVWGIVQLVLMGLFFYINSVALIEDLPLEEEYHSLEDFYAAANRAYNQNAYNCWIAACIYVLTLLLSAQQFYMNSRVTAN; from the exons ATGAAAATCTGTGGTCCGAAGTTGTCCCTGTGCGGTCTGATCATCTCCGTTTGGGGTATTGTGCAATTG GTTCTTATGGGTCTATTTTTCTACATCAATAGCGTGGCTCTTATTGAGGATTTACCCCTAGAAGAGGAATACCATTCTTTAGAAGATTTTTATGCAGCCGCTAATAGAGCGTACAATCAG AATGCCTACAATTGCTGGATTGCTGCCTGCATTTACGTGCTTACATTGCTGCTCTCCGCACAACAATTTTATATGAATAGTAGAGTAACTGCCAACTAA